A region from the Pempheris klunzingeri isolate RE-2024b chromosome 17, fPemKlu1.hap1, whole genome shotgun sequence genome encodes:
- the gps1 gene encoding COP9 signalosome complex subunit 1, giving the protein MPLPVQVFNFQGSVEPMQIDADPQEDQQNAPDANYIVENPTLDLEQYATSYSGLMRIERLQFIAEHCPQLRVEALKMALTFVQRTFNVDTYEEIHRKLTEATREVQGVPDTVPEGGVVPPPLDSAWAESTRKKALLKLEKLDTDLKNYKGNSIKESIRRGHDDLGDHYLDCGDLSNALKCYSRARDYCTSAKHVINMCLNVIKVSVYLQNWSHVLSYVNKAESTPEIAEQRGERDSQNQAVLTKLKCAAGLAELASRKYKPAAKCFLQASFDHCDCPELLSPSNVAVYGGLCALATFDRQELQRNVISSSSFKLFLELEPQIRDIIFKFYESKYASCLKLLDEMKDNLLLDMYLAPHVKTLYSQIRNRALIQYFSPYVSADMTKMAQAFNTTVAALEDELTQLILEGLINARIDSHSKILYARDVDQRSTTFEKSLHMGKEFQRRAKAMILRAAVLRNQIHVKSPPREGSQGELTPANSQTRMSTNM; this is encoded by the exons ATGCCTTTGCCCGTGCAAGTGTTTAACTTTCAG GGGTCTGTGGAACCCATGCAGATTGATGCAGACCCCCAGGAGGACCAGCAGAATGCTCCAGACGCCAACTATATTGTGGAGAACCCAACACTG GACCTGGAGCAGTATGCGACCAGCTACAGTGGATTAATGCGCATTGAGAGGCTTCAGTTCATTGCTGAGCATTGTCCACAGCTTCGAGTGGAAGCCCTGAAAATGGCCCTTACCTTTGTTCAGAGGACCTTCAATGTTGACACTTACGAAGAGATCCACCGCAAACTCACTGAGGCCACACG AGAAGTGCAGGGTGTGCCAGACACAGTGCCTGAAGGTGGAGTTGTTCCTCCTCCACTAGACTCAGCCTGGGCAGAGTCCACCAGAAAAAAGGCTCTGCTCAAACTGGAGAAACTGGATACTGATCTCAAGAACTACAAGGGAAACTCCATCAAAGAGAGCATCAG gagAGGCCATGATGACCTGGGTGACCATTACCTGGACTGTGGTGACCTCAGCAACGCCCTCAAGTGCTACTCCCGTGCCAGAGACTATTGCACCAGTGCTAAGCACGTCATTAACATGTGTCTGAATGTGATCAAG GTTAGTGTTTACCTCCAGAACTGGTCCCACGTACTGAGCTACGTCAACAAAGCAGAATCCACACCAGAGATAGCAGAG caaAGAGGGGAGCGAGATAGCCAGAATCAAGCAGTCCTTACCAAATTAAAGTGTGCTGCAG GCCTGGCAGAGTTGGCCTCTCGGAAATATAAACCAGCTGCGAAGTGCTTCTTGCAGGCATCTTTTGACCACTGTGACTGTCCAGAG CTCCTGTCACCCAGTAATGTAGCTGTGTATGGAGGCTTGTGCGCTTTGGCCACATTTGACAGACAGGAGCTCCAACGTAATGTCATCTCCAGCAG CTCCTTTAAGTTATTTCTGGAGTTGGAACCTCAGATCCGTGACATCATCTTCAAGTTCTATGAGTCTAAGTACGCGTCTTGTCTCAAGCTGCTGGATGAAATGAAG GATAATCTCCTCTTGGACATGTACCTGGCCCCACACGTCAAGACACTGTATAGCCAGATCAGGAACAGAGCCCTCATTCAG TATTTCAGCCCTTACGTGTCAGCAGACATGACTAAGATGGCCCAGGCTTTCAACACCACAGTAGCAGCTCTGGAAGATGAGCTCACCCAGCTCATACTGGAGGGGCTAATCAACGCACGGATCGACTCCCACAGCaag ATCCTGTATGCGAGGGATGTGGACCAGAGGAGCACCACATTTGAGAAGTCACTACATATGGGCAA
- the LOC139216300 gene encoding mitochondrial adenyl nucleotide antiporter SLC25A23-like, with the protein MGRRQEGCCGGELLEPQCERAVKRKLRVEDEEVDVDDRWSQQSTRRDNRLSVFHMGEDEERFCAQTRRGGNEEDRDSGASLDPDRERRYVELFKQLDLNKDGRVDINELRIGLAARGLHRGEAEEIVLESDINHDGLLDFQEFSQYLRAHEKRLWLMFHSLDRNNDGRIDVGEIQHSLHKLGVEVTMEQASRILQSMDRDGTLTIDWIEWRDHFLFNPFHNMEEIVHYWKHSHMFDIGEHLTVPDEFSERERRSGVVWRQLVAGAMAGAVSRTGTAPLDRLKVFLQVHGSTSRGINLWSGLRGMVQEGGVVSLWRGNGINVLKIAPESAIKFMAYEQIKWLIRGRKEGGSLRVQERFIAGSLAGATAQTIIYPMEVLKTRLTLRKTGQYSGMADCARQILKTEGIRAFYRGYVPNTLGIIPYAGIDLAVYETLKNAWLQRYCVESADPGVLVLLGCGTVSSTCGQLASYPLALIRTRMQAQAITEDKPKLTMVGQFKYIISHEGLPGLYRGITPNFLKVIPAVSISYVVYEHMKKVLGHEDRPRKGRPRVTSAAEDKFIRVTSLRNRKLTAAQIRAQMNATQSSCSRHISRTTVKRRKRKSGLHGQIAARKPLLRKGNKQQRLVWAKKHKEWTLDQWKSVLWSDESKFEIFGSNRRVFV; encoded by the exons ATGGGTAGGCGTCAAGAGGGTTGTTGTGGTGGAGAACTGTTAGAACCTCAGTGTGAGAGAGCGGTGAAGAGGAAGTTAAGAGTAGAAGATGAAGAGGTGGATGTGGATGACAGGTGGTCTCAG CAGTCGACCAGAAGAGACAACCggctctctgtctttcacatGGGCGAAGACGAGGAGCGGTTCTGTGCCCAAACTCGCCGCGGTGGAAACGAAGAGGACAGGGATAGTGGTGCGTCTCTGGACccggacagagagaggagatatgTGGAGCTGTTCAAGCAGCTGGACTTGAATAAAGATGGCAGGGTTGACATCAATGAATTGAGGATCGGACTGGCAGCTCGTGGTTTGCACcggggagaggcagaggag ATAGTTCTAGAGAGTGACATCAACCATGATGGTTTGCTGGACTTCCAGGAGTTCTCTCAGTACCTGCGGGCTCACGAGAAGAGGCTGTGGCTCATGTTCCACAGTCTTGACCGCAACAATGATG GTCGAATTGATGTGGGGGAGATCCAGCACTCACTGCACAAGCTTGGAGTGGAGGTCACCATGGAACAGGCCTCCAGAATACTGCAgag TATGGACCGGGATGGCACCTTGACTATTGACTGGATTGAATGGCGTGATCACTTCCTGTTCAACCCTTTCCACAACATGGAAGAGATCGTCCACTACTGGAAACACTCCCAT ATGTTTGACATTGGGGAACATCTGACGGTGCCAGATGAATTCTCAGAGCGGGAGCGGCGGTCAGGTGTGGTGTGGAGGCAGCTGGTTGCTGGAGCAATGGCGGGGGCTGTGTCACGGACAGGAACTGCTCCGCTGGATCGCCTGAAAGTCTTCCTGCAG GTACACGGCTCTACGTCTCGGGGGATTAATCTGTGGTCTGGACTGAGAGGAATGGTCCAAGAAGGAGGCGTCGTCTCACTCTGGAGGGGCAATGGCATTAATGTCCTCAAGATTGCCCCTGAATCTGCCATTAAGTTTATGGCCTATGAGCAG ATTAAGTGGTTGATCCGAGGCAGGAAAGAAGGGGGCAGTTTAAGGGTACAAGAGAGGTTCATTGCTGGCTCTCTGGCGGGAGCTACCGCCCAGACCATCATCTACCCCATGGAG GTGCTGAAAACTCGTCTTACATTAAGGAAGACGGGACAATACTCAGGTATGGCTGATTGTGCTCGACAGATCCTGAAGACAGAGGGAATCCGGGCTTTCTACAGGGGATACGTGCCAAATACACTGGGCATCATCCCCTATGCTGGCATCGACTTGGCtgtgtatgag ACTCTAAAGAACGCCTGGCTCCAAAGGTACTGTGTAGAGTCAGCAGATCCAGGAGTTTTGGTCTTGCTTGGCTGTGGTACCGTCTCTAGCACCTGCGGCCAGCTGGCATCCTATCCTCTCGCTCTTATTCGGACACGTATGCAGGCACAAG ccATCACTGAAGATAAACCCAAGCTGACCATGGTGGGCCAGTTCAAATACATCATATCTCATGAAGGTCTACCAGGCCTGTACCGTGGCATCACCCCCAACTTCCTCAAAGTCATTCCGGCTGTCAGCATCTCCTACGTGGTGTATGAACACATGAAGAAAGTTCTCGGA catgaggaccgccccaggaaaggaagaccaagagtcacctctgctgctgaggataagttcatccgagtcaccagcctcagaaatcgcAAGTTAACGgcagctcagattagagcccagatgaatgccacacagagctcttgcagcagacacatctctagaacaactgttaagagGAGAAAGCGCaaatcaggccttcatggtcaaatagcAGCTAGGAAACCACTGCTAAGGAAAGGCAACAAGCAGCAGAGATTagtttgggccaagaaacacaaggaatggacattagaccagtggaaatctgtgctttggtctgatgagtccaagtttgagatctttggttccaaCCGTCGTGTCTTTGTGTAA